In Methylobacterium aquaticum, the following are encoded in one genomic region:
- a CDS encoding NAD-dependent epimerase/dehydratase family protein, translating into MRFLVTGTAGFIGFHLARRLLQAGHEVVGVDGLTDYYDVALKRARLAQLDALPGFSSREFLLEEPGAFMSLMGEARPDVVVHLAAQAGVRYSLEHPEAYVSGNVVGTFQVLEGCRAHPVRHLLFASTSSAYGGNRDVPFRETDRAVWPLTIYAASKIAGEAMAHSYAHLWKIPTTAFRFFTVYGPWGRPDMALFLFTRKILAAEPIEVYDHGRAVRDFTYIDDLVESIARLIDAPPPLPGVGPVSAADTLSPVAPYRMVNIGGGRPVSVAAMLDALEEALGARAVRHLRDLPPGDVERTEASTDLLRDLVGYVPATPLSSGIPAFVAWYRAHYGPAA; encoded by the coding sequence ATGCGCTTCCTCGTGACAGGCACGGCCGGCTTCATCGGCTTCCACCTCGCCCGCCGCCTGCTGCAGGCCGGCCACGAGGTCGTGGGGGTCGACGGGCTGACCGACTACTACGACGTCGCCCTCAAGCGGGCCCGGCTGGCGCAGCTCGACGCCCTGCCGGGCTTCTCGTCCCGTGAATTCCTGCTGGAGGAGCCCGGCGCCTTCATGAGCCTGATGGGCGAGGCGCGCCCGGACGTGGTGGTTCATCTCGCCGCGCAGGCCGGCGTGCGCTACAGCCTGGAGCACCCGGAGGCCTACGTGTCGGGCAACGTGGTGGGCACCTTCCAGGTGCTGGAGGGCTGCCGGGCCCATCCGGTGCGCCACCTCCTCTTCGCCTCGACCTCCTCGGCCTATGGCGGCAACCGGGATGTGCCGTTCCGCGAGACCGACCGGGCGGTCTGGCCGCTCACCATCTACGCCGCCTCGAAGATCGCCGGCGAGGCGATGGCGCATTCCTACGCCCACCTCTGGAAGATCCCCACGACCGCGTTCCGGTTCTTCACCGTCTACGGGCCGTGGGGCCGGCCGGACATGGCCCTGTTCCTGTTCACCCGGAAGATCCTGGCGGCCGAGCCGATCGAGGTCTACGACCACGGCCGCGCGGTGCGGGACTTCACCTATATCGACGACCTCGTCGAGAGCATCGCCCGGCTGATCGACGCGCCCCCTCCCCTGCCGGGCGTAGGCCCCGTCTCGGCCGCCGACACGTTGAGCCCGGTCGCGCCCTACCGGATGGTCAATATCGGCGGCGGCCGGCCGGTGAGCGTGGCGGCGATGCTCGACGCCCTGGAAGAGGCGCTGGGCGCGCGCGCCGTGCGCCACCTGCGCGACCTGCCGCCCGGCGACGTCGAGCGGACGGAAGCGAGCACCGATCTCCTGCGCGACCTCGTCGGCTACGTGCCGGCGACGCCGCTGTCCTCCGGCATCCCGGCCTTCGTCGCCTGGTACCGGGCGCATTACGGCCCGGCGGCCTGA